The DNA region TTGATACAAATAGCGAAACAAAGGACAACTAcacctaattaaaataataaaatgggaGATCCGTATTGAATGGTGCTGCGGGATCTATGCATATCCAACGATGGAAAGACCCGTATTACGATAATATGGAGTCATATTACCATGAGCGAAAAAAAATATCTGGTAATATGAATTTGCATCATAAATTTTGGTCCCTTTGGATTTCGAGATAAGTACATAAGTTCAAAAGGAAATAttggaagagaaaataaaggaaaGATCTTTCATTCCAAAAGtttctgacgtggcacgtAACTATCTTGTCGCTTGAGAATTTTGCGATTTTTCATGATAGGTCAAGTTAACCCAATTAACGTCACAATTATGGACAAGGCTGGGAGGATGTCCCTATCTTTATTTTCCCTTCCAATATTTCCTTTCAAACTTATGTGGGAAAATTACTTCAATGATACAAAACATTTTAAGTTATAACGCGGACagtacaaaatcttttttttgtaactatttgatacaaaacgtatcaaattgtttcaatcaagtACAATCCGTCAATTTCCGTCGATGCCGTTAAGAAtttctgacgtggcacgtgatGTGGTAAGCCTTATGACACATGGCTAGATGCCCTTAAGAATatctgacgtggcacgtgacGTGGCAAGTCTTATGACACGTGGCTGAAAACTTTTAGCATGATGTAACAAATGGGAATAAAACTTTGTTAAGATATAACAAATTGatacaaaactttattaagatgtaacaaaagggtacaaaactttattaagatataacgaaatggtacaaaaagtCTTGTATGATGTAACAAATTGATACAAATTGCAGAACAAATGACAACTAcacctaattaaaataataaaaagggaGATCTGTATTGAATGGTGCTGCGAGATCTATGCATATCCAACGATGGGAAGATCCATATTACGATAATATAGAGTCATATTACCACGAGTGAAAAAACATATGGTAATATGAATTTGCATCATAAATTTTGGTCCCTCTAGATTTCGAGAAAAGTAAACAAGTTCGAAAGGAAATATTGGAGGAGAAAATAGAGGGAAGCTCTTTCATTCCAAAAATTTCTAACGTGGCACGTAACGATCTCGTTAAAAATTTTTGGAATGAAAGATCTTccctttattttctcttccaaTATTTCCTTTCGAACTTAAGTATTTCTCTCAAAATCTAAATATGGACCAAAATTTATTATGCAAATTCATACTGccagatattttttttttcgctcaTGGTAATATGACTCCATATTATCATAATACGGGTATTCTCATTGTTGGATATGTATAGATCCCGCAGCACCATTCAATGAGGATCtcccattttattattttaattaggtgTAGTTGTTATTTGTTCCgctatttatatcaatttattaCATCAtacaaaactttttgtactatttcgttacatcttaataaagttttgtaccaatttgttacatcttaataagATTATGTACCCATTTTTTAGATCATGCTAAAAGTTTTCAGCTATGTGTCATAAGACTTGCCACGTCACGTGCCACGTCATATATTCTTAACGGCATCCAACCACGTGTCACAAGGCTTGCCACgtcacgtgccacgtcagaaaTTACTAACGGCATCGACGGAAATTGACGGATTGTacttgattgaaacaatttgatacgttttgtatcaaattgttacaaaaaaaaaagattttgtatTGTCTGCGTTACAACTTAAAAGGTTTTGTATCATTCAAGTAATTTTCCCAACttatgtacttctcttgaaaTTCACAGGGACCAAAATTTAGGACGCAAATTCATACTACCAGATATTTTTTTCGCTCATGGTaatatattatcataataCGGGTCTTCCTATCGTTGGATATGCATAGATCCCGCAGCACCATTCAATACGAATCtcccattttattattttaattaggtgTAGTTGTCCTTTGTTCAGCTATTTGTATCAATTTGTTACATCATACAAAACGTTTGGTACCATTTCGTTACATCTTAAAGTTTTGTACCAAtttgttacatcttaataagGTTCTGTATTCATTTGTTACATCATGCTAAAAGTTTTCAGCCACATGTTATAAGACTTGTAACGTCACATGCCACGTCAAATATTCTTAACGACATCTAGTCAAGTGTCATAAGGCTTGTCACTTCACGTACCACGTTAGAAATTTTTAACGGCGGCGATGGAAATTGACGGATTGTacttgattgaaacaatttgatacgttttgtatcaaattgttacaaaaaaagattttgtaccGTCCATGTTACAACTTAAAAGATTTTGTATTATTGAAGTAATTTTCCTGTAAATTTCACAAGAAAAGTATGTACATTTTACAttgttaataaatatatttttaaaaattttcaatgtcATTTAAATTTACCATTTCTTCTAGTCATACAACAAGGCTTTTTGTCCTCGAAGTGTGGGGTGACTTGATCTTCCTTCTGTTTACTGTGCATTTTTTTGTCGTTCCTAAGgacaagaaagaaagaataaaattataattcaaattcaaatttataactttcattataaatttcatttactttttatattagaaaaatgaaagagacCTTTACCTTTTCGCTTGCCCAGTGCTTcaaaaaccaattaaaatgtTCATCGCATACCCTAggatctctctttcttttaaggagtaattacactggtgatccaaaattttttactaatgtatcaagttgattcaaaaatttttttttgctacttgatggtataaaatgtttcaaaaatgtaacatgatagtacaaatcgTTATCTCACCATTGACACTGTCAAGCgaagctgacgtggccgaaacgtggctctgatatgtttttaggagttgatggaacgttacatgatggttcaaactcttttgaagttgtcacttaatggtccaaaatattttacagatgtaacataatggtacaaaatattttacagatgtaacataatggtacaaaatattttacagatgtaacataatggtacaaaatatttctttaattaacttaaaggtccacctatgtcaatggcgagatgacgacgtcaatggcgagataacggtttgtactatcatgttacaactttgaaacattttgtaccatcaagtagcaaaaaaaaatttttggaccaacttgatatattagtaaaactttttggatcaccagtgtaatttaccattCTTTTAATGTACCATGTACACCAGTTTATTCTTGAAGTTTTACCATTTCCTACTCAAAGATAGCATTACTGCTAACGGATCCATGTCAAACTTTTCctacaaaaatatatgatcagtgtgataaaaaataaaataaaattcatagtTCGTGTATCGACTACAAGGGGGATGACTTTTACCTGAACCCTTAACCCCATGTCATCTTTAAACTCATCAGGCATGTTTCTCCAGTCCTTGTTGTTAAGAGGTGGACATGCTCCATTTCTTGCCAATGAACAGAAAAAAATTGCTCAACTTACTTGCTTTTGAACCAATCAGTTGGCCTATGTCGTTTACCCGTACCACGTGGCATACTTCTTCTGGTTGACCCCAAATATCTTTGAACATTGTCGGTCCTCTAGTCCTCTTTCGGGTTTCACTTACAcctttattaattttacaaatcAACTCATAAAAAAGTTgaagtaaattatataatatttaactCCACATCTATAAACTGATTTTACCGTGGCTAGTGGTACTGTCTGTAGGACATGATGGAGACCCGTAAGCAATGTTTGATCCCTCCCCATGTAATAACGAAGTGGGCAAACTTCCAATCACAGCATTTGTCTCTTGATTTTGAGTTCCAATTCGAGAAGGAGGTATACGTTTATGGGGCGCCATTGTTCGATTCTAGAGTAGATATATTAAAACTAAACAAGTGTCAATGACACAAAAAACATACCCAGTATATAAGGACTTAAAAAAGTCCAGTCACACACAAGTGAAGATGCACATTAaaatacacacatatatatagttttctaAAATCTTTGGGTATTGaagctaaataaaataattgtccTCTCATGCTGTCCCTCAGGTAACCAATAAACTCAATAACTCAGTTTTATTCTTGACGAGTATTCACTTGATCGAGTTGGAATCTCCAACGGACACACAAGAAGATTGAAAAGAATCAATATTTGCTGATTGAGTAGACCATTCTTGACTAGGAAGGCCGATGGAGGAGCAAACAAACTCCCCCAAGCGATCTGCTGAGAATCGAATGAATGTATTTTGAGCTAGAATTTAATGGGGATTACTGGGCGGTAGAATTGGAATTTGACAATTTCACTCTCACGCTCTAGGTTTTGGATTTCGGCAGAATGTTTGACAATTTCACTCTTCTGCTCTAGGTTTTGGTTGGCGGCGGAATATTTGGGAAGACTTCTGTTTCCAATTTCTCAATtataggtaaaaaaaaaaatcctcttGTAGGTAAGAGGATGAAGATTTGATAATATGTTAAATATCTTTACTATTTTAACGCGTAAAATATTGCATAGATCTGTTTCAATTATAGAAAATAAGATtgctaaaatatatatacatgaatataatgatgatttgattttttttttactattttagtgaatttaaaattgaaagtaATCGTCACTAACAAGTTGCTTTTGAATTGTGAGTAAACAATTAGATATGGACGCTAATTTTCatatggttaaaaaaaatcttattggAGCCTGCATATATACAGACTAATGTGGTACAGATTTAAATATGATTTCAAACAAAATCATATTTCACaatatttttggaaaaaatttGCCATATTTGACCTCTTTTATGGGAGCCCTTTTAGAAGTAGTCGAAAAGCATCGGTCATCTTTTTATAATGTTTTTCCTAAATATGGGTTGTTGTATTACTATcataagataaataaaatagaaaattcattgtgattatattatgatatttaaAAAGATATAGAAGCAAATTTGTTTGCATCTAAAAGATTAGTTTCTAAAAGTTCTTGTTTTAGAGGCCAAGGATGATCATGTGTTGCTAATAATTGTGGTGTAAATATGATTTGTCAATGTATTAATTTAAGGTATTTTAGAGGTAAATAAAATCCAAATTAGAGGCATATATTACATTTGTATCCAAACAAGAATTTCGGaggcaaattttataattgcCTCTTATTATTTGTCACTAATTGAGGTCTTTTTTGTAGTGATCTAATGTtatgaagaaaatataatattttaaaaacaattATAATAAGGGGTAATTACACTGgcggtccaaaaagtttcactaatgtatcaagttggttcaaaaaaatttttttactacttgatgatacaaaatgtttcaaaagtgtaacatgatagtacaaaccgttatctcatcattgacaccgtcaagcgaagctgacgtggccgaaacgtggctctgatatgtttttaggagttggtggaacgttacatgatggttcaaactcttttgaaattgtcacttaatggtccaaaatgttttacagatGTAACACAATggtataaaatatttctttaattaatttaaaggtccacccatgtcaatggcgagatgacgacgTCAATagtgagataacggtttgtactatcatgttacacttttgaaatattttgtaccatcaagtagcaaaaaaactttttggagcaacttgatacattagtgaaactttttagaccaccagtgtaattatcccttattataattaataaatatgctGAGTGAGGGAGAGAGTGGggtaagataaaataaaatagtggATGTGGTAATTTTTTGATAACAAAGTGGATGTGGTAGTTATTTCTTAAATTCTCCCTTCATAGTCTATATGGTATGGATATTCCATTGAACACTTAATAGTCTACGTGGAATGGACAGAAACTATGGGCCGCATATGACGGCCCATAAGATAAATGTGGGCTGGGCTGGTGCTGTGCTAATGGGCCAACTTGACGAAGCCGCAACCCACAGAATTTGGAGGCGAAGTGACGTGTGCAACCGGTTCGACCGATTTCGCGCCAAACAATATCACCCAGCcgattcctctctctctctctctgctcttcttcttctcccttcTCACTCACCAAACCtccaatttctttctttttcgtccattttccctttttcccttttccatTAATCCAACATGACGACTAGGGTTATAatctaaattaatattatttttctttaagaaAATCATGGCTAAAaaactaaatatttttttaaaaaaataaaaaacacatAATAAAAGCCGTAACAATACCGCCATTAGAAGACATAGGATTGGGATGGAGTTTGAAGAAAAAGTTGCAATGACCTTTCGACTAACCAATCTGGTTACGAATTGCTTTCCGGACGTTCCTTTTTTGTGTCTTCGGTTCTCTAATTAATGAAACACAgtctaattaattttcacctagtaaatatatttatttatttgatagggggaaatgggaaaaatatataattatacttCCCTCCACATCTATGCTACATTTGGTTTAATagtacaattttaaaattagattaaaaTTAATCACATTTGCAAATCAACTAATATCTTAACCAAATTCCCCTATTTCCCACGTTTtcttcccccccccctctctctctctctctctctctctctctctctctctctgaccCTCGCCCACTTCCCCACTCTCCTCCGTTCGCGCCCGCCGAACGAGCAGCAGCGGATCCCTCCGGCCTCCTCACCTCACACTTCCGTCCTGCTCAATCGATTGAATCCGTTATCTCTTTGCCTCTGATCAGATCTTCAGTGTTTAAGCCCCAAATTTTCTACCCCAAAGTGTGTGCTCCGATCTTCTTTCGCTTCATGTCTGATCCTTCGGGTTCGGACGTGAACCGGCTCTTTCAGCCTCAACTGCCACCGCCTCCACCTTCGAGGCGGCAGCTCCCCTTCTCCTCGACCAAGCCGCCGTTCGCCCGCCCCGGGGAGTATCGCAGGTTTGCTGCTGAGGAGAGCTCCCAGCAACCCGATGCTATCGTCGTCAAGACCCCGGTGAGTCCTAGCGATGGATTTGGCTTGCAAATGTGATATCGGTGCTTCAGGTTAGCTTGAGTTGTGAGATGATGAGGGGTTACAGGGTTTAGCTGATTGAGTCTGATGGATGCAATTGAGCAAAATCGACAGATAGTTGACAGAGGAAAGACCATTTTTTGAAACAATATCTTTAGAATTGTGAGTCTTTGTTCTGGGTTTTTGCTGTTTCTAGATTAATGTTAGAATTCATTAGGAGGGGACCGCGATGCAGAAACAGCTTGTAGAACATTTTATGTTGTCGTATTGATGTTGCCATGCTTATATTTAGCTAAAAGCTTGTTCTTTGGCATGTGTTCCTTCGTTAAATGGACAAGCAAAGCATGCAAAGATAGGGTTTGTTGTGTTTGATGAGTCGGATTTTACTTTAACGAGCCATATGACACCGTGTTTTCAAGAATAGAATTTGGATTGATGAGGCACGTTGTCATGGAAATGAGCTTCATTGTTGTTCCCATGGTAACACATTTGATGGATTTGCTTATAATGTAACTGTTAGATGCTGCCGAACCACTTTTTCCACTCCTGCTGCTGTAGTCTGTTCCTCAAACATCTCCCTATTCTCAATGTGCAAACGTGTTGCTGACAGGTTAAGAGGAAGAATAGTGCTTTGGACAAGAGTGCTGAGTTCAATGAGATTCCTAGTGTTAGCGGACACGTTGATCTTGTTAATAGAGCACTCCACCCCTGTATCAGGAAAATCGACAAAGACCAACAGGAGTTATCGATCCAAGGCTGGATCACAAACGCCCAATGCAAATGTTGGTCAGTATTCTCTTTTGGCCTCCCGTGGTTACCTGCTCATCATGTCAAGGGAAGTCTCATTATCTGATCTTGAGCTCGTTAtgcatttcttatttttccaaTATTTTGCAGGTTCTCCTTCCGGCAATAATCAGACTCCCATTGGTCCATGCCGTTATGACAGCCCTCTAGGTAAATGAAGAATTGCATACGTCTATACCTCTCGTTCATGCTTTTGAGCTTGCATTCTTGATCTCACGaggaaatatattaaatatagaaataatttgatatattataCCTACATGTATCATTTTCTGTTTCAGGTCTTCTGACGAAGAAGTTTGTTAACCTGCTGAAGCACACTGAAGGTGGAACTCTTGATCTGAACAAAGCTGCTTAGACTTTAGAGGTTATTAACTTACTATTGATTTTAGGGAAACTGGTAGCTTCTGGGACCTGCTGTTGAGGGTTCTGACCTTTTTCTGATGCCATAGGTGCAAAAGAGACGGATCTATGACATAACGAATGTCCTCGAAGGTATTGGCCTCATAGAAAAGAATTTAAAGAACATGATCAAATGGAAGTAAGCATTTCTCGCTCAACAATTACAAGTTTGATACCGGtagattttattataatcttttaaaatttgaggGATATTGAAGGAGATGTTACATAAGGATTGGCTTGTTTCATGAATTTACTAGGGGATATGAAGCATCGAGTTCGGGCAAGGTTGATGAAAGCTTTGAACGTCTACAGGTATGTACTGCTTCATGGTTTTTTTTAACATGTGACTTGGGTTCTCAGGTGTATATGTACTCTTGGGAGGGTGAGACCAGAGAAGATTGAGTAAAATCTCAGAAAGATTATAGATCCATGACGGATTTTTTCAGAAATTCAACAGCTCCTGCTCCCTCTCATGCTGCCCCTCCTGCTATTGCCACGTCTCCCACTAGAAGTCCCAGTCCCGGTCCCGCCCCCACCCTTACATCTCTTAAGGCTGCGGCGTGTTCTGAAGCAGTATCATTGTAGCCAAACACTTCTGATGCTTCATGTGATAAGGAGGTGGCAGATGCTAGAAACCATGTCTCTTCTGTCTCGAGATCCGATTCAATTCCAAAAGCCAGTTCAGCTCAGCCGGAGAAGCCCAACCCTGCTTTGAGCGAAGAGGGGGCACCTGCAAAGGAGACTTTGGACGTCAAGTCATTCAAGGCAGAGGGCTGAAGCCCTGGAAGGGCTATTGGAGTTGTCAGCTGAGTTGCTGCTGCAGAATAGGTTGGAAGAGCTAGCAGTTTGTATTAAAAGCCTTTTGGGAAAGATAAGGTCTCTCCTAGGGAGACAGCTATATGGCTAGCCAAAAGTCTCAAAGGAATGATGGTCGAGGACAGTGTGAGGAGTTCTTGAGGCATCAGAACTTGCGTGCGGTAAGCATGCCCTATTTTTCTTGCCATGGGGGTCTCTTTGACATTCCTAAACtatttctttgtttctttccttcttttggGTCATGCATTCTGCACATTCAAGTTCCTCTTTGAATATCCGAGGGAGGGAAAacgacctttttttttttttttaatgtcaaAGGCATAAATTTCCCCGCAACTAGGGTCAATTCTTTAGATGTATCATTTCTTGAATATATCGAACAAACATTTCGGATTATTTTGTGTAAAATCAGCTTAAAAGCCTTTCGACATGGCTGTATTAATTCCACCTGCGCAAGCTGAAGTcgatatgatttttattttttttttcccctcttgcTCATGCTGGTGAAATTCCCGGACGAGTTCCTCCAGTATAGTTAGAATGTGCAATATATCTGGGACCATGAATTTAAGCAGCCTGTCATCGAGAGGGTGCACAATTGCATTCGGACTTCAGCCCAGGCCCCTGGTCTGGAGCTGTCATACCATACCACTATGCGGAAGGTTCCTTTGAATTTAGAGGAAATCGCCTGCATCATGATATGTTATATGGtagtatataataatatgatgATAGTAATTAAAATGGATTGAGAAATactttttatcaaatcaaaatatacaaTGTAGTTAGATTATTGTTTGATAATTAGAGTTAATTCACggtataaaattaataaaggggAAATAATGTCCTCCCATGTCAACATTTCGGATCATTTTGTGTACTTCAACTCGGTCTTGGTTAGCTTTTGCCAATCTAATCTTTTAAATCAATAAACTTGCTCTCTTATCATATCGTAAGACCACGTCACATGCTCAGGTCATCAAGCGGCACATAAACGGAAGCGCGCCTTCCCAGAAGGTTCCCCTGTTTGATTCACACGAGAAAATTTTTCGTTGAAGTGCACGCCGTTTGTCgacgttatatatatatatatatatatatatatgagctaCCCCCCACTATCCCTACCATCTCAGTATTCCCGACCTAATCATTTCAAGCATCATTCGAATCTCTCTGTTCAACTACGTAGTACGTACCCAACCCATCATGGCATCCTACTCGAACAATAACATCGTCGCCGCCAGGCCACC from Punica granatum isolate Tunisia-2019 chromosome 3, ASM765513v2, whole genome shotgun sequence includes:
- the LOC116200164 gene encoding transcription factor E2FB-like isoform X1 — encoded protein: MLSSSRPRLRGRIVLWTRVLSSMRFLVLADTLILLIEHSTPVSGKSTKTNRSYRSKAGSQTPNANVGSPSGNNQTPIGPCRYDSPLGLLTKKFVNLLKHTEGGTLDLNKAA
- the LOC116200164 gene encoding transcription factor E2FB-like isoform X2 → MLSSSRPRLRGRIVLWTRVLSSMRFLVLADTLILLIEHSTPVSGKSTKTNRSYRSKAGSQTPNANVGSPSGNNQTPIGPCRYDSPLGLLTKKFVNLLKHTEGAKETDL